A single Populus alba chromosome 7, ASM523922v2, whole genome shotgun sequence DNA region contains:
- the LOC118040370 gene encoding zinc finger CCCH domain-containing protein 38, whose protein sequence is MKEGGAASVRMSGSGRKRSSKWDLKEGSRISFEDVEDNTWPGKAGISFRDKESRRDWLPPEAAGGSRSKWSAMEPLPGRRSSRRDDNIDEDRSRTLKATYEDESYGTRMSPGLNEWRQKSFRNSPKNEYKRTRRSQSRSRSRSRSPVHGFGRESGAHERTRSISGVSAQSCKDFVAGRCRRGSHCPFLHQDTETCEDDWERRPRKAAASKYPISHDSKQYPMGSGRSADCCNEFLKGSCRRGESCRYAHHGASDPSSRGSANDGIRERDNDRRHRYASPERRAERETRRAADIPCKFFAAGNCRNGKYCRFSHNDQTPSPDKRSRDGRWPPSQNSDDVEKSWNDPKWSESHTSDAAKLSENKNEKLDAPELRLSVRCMEDGWGHNLVENKTHNNPPTNEVAEIDKKEALPLKTENAGDNSNVSEQRAPENWLGDMEMSPDWNYRLQPSNHINKGEHASLSGCELQDGSGRARDTPAIMPPISNETCSIQQGYNLKEIGGSALPHDDGVTGKTAGSYINISTNALATQSFNKNGLSSIASPIPNLNAVGQIQEAILTNPPRGGTMMAPQNQTLVQDRKMINIPDIGNVNAPLVNLGIPMAQNMASNEHLTQLTNLSVSLAQFLANGQQLPQLYAARNSHNGTFANSEGTVKPDSMVTIQPNQAVEPRKQYDPICDSVEPGKHHVNTNPPDQKLELLSKKLSPSSLSSGLIGGDYNKFHSEQEFIDKSSQLNQLGPGVSSVVNKENNGVGSEESNKVEEQDKSAQENGPLENSDGDGKADESKKNKDAKGNRAFKFALVEFVKDLLKPAWKEGQMSKDAYKNIVKKVVDKVTGTMQSASIPTTQEKIEQYLSVSKPKLTKLVQAYVEKFQKDK, encoded by the exons ATGAAAGAAGGTGGTGCTGCTTCTGTCAGAATGAGTGGGAGTGGCCGAAAACGCAGTTCAAAATGGGATCTGAAAGAAGGGTCTCGAATTTCATTTGAAGATGTGGAAGACAATACTTGGCCTGGGAAAGCAGGAATATCTTTTCGTGACAAAGAATCACGACGTGATTGGCTCCCACCTGAAGCTGCTGGTGGCAGTCGCTCCAAGTGGTCAGCAATGGAACCGTTGCCTGGAAGAAGAAGCTCTCGCAgggatgataatattgatgaagaCCGTAGCAGAACTTTGAAAGCCACTTATGAAGATGAGAGTTATGGAACTAGAATGTCTCCTGGTCTCAATGAATGGAGACAGAAAAGTTTTCGAAACTCTCCCAAGAATGAatataaaagaacaagaag GAGCCAGAGCCGGAGCCGGAGCCGGAGCCGGAGCCCAGTCCATGGATTTGGGCGAGAATCAGGAGCGCATGAAAGAACTAGAAGCATATCAGGTGTCTCAGCTCAATCATGTAAGGATTTTGTTGCTGGGAGATGCAGGAGAGGCAGTCATTGCCCGTTTCTTCACCAAGATACTGAGACGTGTGAGGATGACTGGGAAAGAAGACCCAGGAAAGCTGCAGCTTCAAAATATCCTATCTCCCATGATTCTAAGCAGTACCCAATGGGGAGTGGAAGATCTGCTGATTGCTGTAATGAGTTTCTAAAAGGAAGCTGTAGAAGGGGTGAATCCTGCAGGTATGCTCATCATGGTGCTTCTGATCCATCTAGTAGGGGGTCCGCAAATGATGGTATTAGAGAAAGAGATAATGACCGAAGGCATAGATATGCATCTCCAGAGAGACGTGCTGAGCGTGAAACCCGCAGAGCAGCCGATATTCCCTGCAAATTTTTTGCTGCAGGTAATTGCAGGAATGGAAAATATTGCAGGTTTTCTCATAATGATCAGACACCAAGTCCTGACAAAAGATCACGAGATGGTAGGTGGCCACCAAGCCAAAACTCAGATGATGTGGAAAAATCATGGAATGATCCAAAATGGAGCGAGAGTCATACTTCAGATGCAGCAAAAttgagtgaaaataaaaatgaaaaattggatGCACCTGAACTGAGGCTCTCTGTACGGTGTATGGAGGATGGATGGGGCCATAATTTGGTCGAGAACAAGACACACAATAATCCTCCAACTAATGAAGTGGCTGAGATCGACAAAAAGGAAGCCCTCCCATTGAAGACAGAAAATGCTGGTGATAACTCTAACGTATCTGAACAGAGAGCTCCTGAGAATTGGCTTGGTGATATGGAAATGTCTCCTGATTGGAACTACAGATTGCAACCTTCCAACCATATCAACAAAGGAGAGCATGCTTCTTTATCCGGCTGTGAACTTCAAGATGGTTCAGGCCGGGCACGTGATACCCCTGCAATCATGCCACCAATTTCAAATGAAACATGTTCCATTCAACAGGGATACAATTTAAAGGAGATTGGTGGTAGTGCTTTGCCACATGATGATGGTGTGACTGGAAAAACTGCTGGTTCTTACATTAACATTTCTACAAATGCTCTTGCAACACAAAGCTTCAATAAAAATGGCCTGAGTTCAATTGCTTCACCTATTCCAAACTTGAATGCTGTTGGACAAATTCAAGAAGCAATCTTGACCAACCCTCCAAGAGGAGGGACAATGATGGCTCCTCAAAATCAGACACTGGTTCAGGACAGAAAAATGATCAACATTCCCGATATTGGGAATGTAAATGCACCACTTGTGAATTTGGGAATTCCAATGGCTCAAAACATGGCTAGTAATGAGCATTTGACTCAGCTTACCAACCTTTCTGTCTCTCTGGCCCAGTTCCTTGCGAATGGACAGCAGCTTCCACAACTTTATGCTGCTCGTAATTCGCATAATGGCACCTTTGCCAACTCAGAGGGCACTGTCAAACCAGATTCTATGGTGACCATTCAGCCAAATCAAGCTGTTGAACCCCGGAAGCAATATGATCCTATATGTGACAGCGTGGAGCCTGGGAAGCATCATGTCAATACTAATCCTCCAGATCAGAAACTAGAATTACTATCCAAAAAGTTGTCCCCGTCATCCCTTTCTTCTGGACTGATTGGTGGTGATTATAACAAGTTTCACTCCGAGCAAGAGTTTATTGATAAGAGCTCCCAGTTAAATCAGCTGGGTCCAGGTGTGAGTTCTGTAGTTAACAAGGAAAACAATGGAGTGGGGTCTGAGGAAAGCAATAAAGTAGAAGAGCAGGATAAGAGTGCACAAGAGAATGGTCCCTTGGAGAACAGTGATGGTGATGGCAAAGCTGATGAGAGCAAGAAAAATAAGGATGCAAAGGGAAATCGTGCATTTAAGTTTGCGCTGGTGGAGTTCGTTAAGGATCTACTGAAACCTGCATGGAAGGAAGGTCAAATGAGCAAAGATGCGTACAAGAACATAGTTAAGAAAGTGGTTGACAAAGTTACTGGAACTATGCAGAGTGCAAGTATTCCTACAacgcaagaaaaaattgaacaatACCTGTCAGTTTCAAAACCAAAGCTGACCAAACTTGTACAG GCATATGTGGAGAAATTTCAGAAGGACAAATGA